One region of Peromyscus eremicus chromosome 4, PerEre_H2_v1, whole genome shotgun sequence genomic DNA includes:
- the LOC131907896 gene encoding cystatin 10-like yields the protein MTSLQRPSLPLLAALALILVLAVSPGAITKAEAKQTAVGRVEPDDLTDKEVQKVVNFAVKTYNDMDNDLYFSRPIQVMSASQQVVAGKNFYVKIKFGQTTCTKTQSDLADCPFNEQPDQQKRITCNFEINTVAKQNKMSVTHFNCYHA from the exons ATGACCAGCCTTCAGAGACCCTCACTGCCCCTGTTGGCTGCTTTAGCTCTAATACTGGTCCTGGCTGTGAGCCCTGGAGCCATTACTAAGGCTGAAGCCAAGCAGACAGCAGTGGGTAGAGTGGAGCCGGATGACCTGACAGATAAGGAGGTTCAGAAAGTAGTGAACTTTGCTGTCAAAACCTACAATGATATGGACAATGACCTGTACTTTAGCAGACCAATACAAGTGATGAGCGCCAGTCAGCAG GTAGTGGCCGGGAAGAACTTCTATGTGAAAATAAAGTTTGGCCAAACTACATGTACCAAAACCCAGTCTGATTTGGCTGACTGTCCCTTCAATGAACAGCCAGATCAGCAGAAG AGAATAACCTGCAATTTCGAGATCAACACTGTGGCCAAGCAAAACAAGATGTCTGTGACACATTTCAACTGTTACCATGCCTGA